CCTCCACCGGCGGCCGCACCGGCACCTCGAAGACCTCCGACGGCCGGCTGTCGGTCACCCTGGACACGGTCAAGGAACTGGGCGGCGCCGGTGGCGACGGCACCAATCCCGAGCAGCTGTTCGCGGCGGGCTATTCGGCCTGCTTCCTCGGCGCGCTGAAATATGTCGCCGGCCAGAAGAAGGTGAAGATCGACGAGGCGACCACGGTCACCGCCTCGGTCGGCATCGGCCCGCGCGAGGACGGCAAGGGCTTCGGCCTCGACATCGCGCTGACGGTGTCGATCCCGGGCGTCGACCGTGACACCGCGACCGCGCTGGTCGCCGAGGCGGACATTGTCTGCCCCTACTCCCACCTCGCCCACAACGGTGCCAAGGTCGCGCTCTCGGTCGCGTGAGGCTGGCGGGGTTGGGGGCCCGGAACCGGCGCCCCAACCCCACCAGACCTCCACCCGTTCGCACCGAGCGCAGTCGAGGGGCCGAGCCGCACACATCCCGTCCGCCTATTCGACGGTGACGCTCTTCGCCAGGTTGCGCGGCTGGTCGACGTCGGTGCCCTTGGCGACCGCGACGTGATAGGCCAGCAGCTGCACCGGGATCGCATAGACCAGGGGCGCGATCAGCGGGTGGACCTTGGGCATCGTGATCGTCGCGATGCAGCCCTCGCCGGCCTGCTGCACGCCGTCATAATCCGAGATCAGCACCACCTGTCCGCCGCGCGCCTGCACCTCCTGCATGTTGGAGACGGTCTTCTCGAACAGCGGACCCGAAGGCGCGAGCACGATCACCGGCACATGCTCGTCGATCAGCGCGATCGGGCCGTGCTTCATCTCGCCGGCAGCATAGCCCTCGGCGTGGATGTAGCTGATCTCCTTGAGCTTCAGCGCGCCTTCCAGCGCCAGCGGATAATCCGGCCCGCGCCCGAGATACAGCACGTCGCGCGCCTTCGCGATGATGTGCGCGACCGCCTCGATCGCCTCGTCATAGGCGAGCGCGCCGTTGAGCGCGGCCGGCGCCTCCGCCAGATGGCGCACCAGCTCGCGCTCGGCCTCGCGGCTGAGGCGCCCCTTGGCCCGCGCCAGATTGGCCGCGAACGCCGCCAGCACGGCGAGCTGGCAGGAGAAGGCCTTGGTCGAGGCGACGCCGATCTCCGGCCCGGCATGGGTCGGCAGCAGCAGGTCTGCCTCGCGCGCCATCGTCGAGGTCGGCACGTTGACGACCACCGCGATCTTCTGGCCGGCGGCGCGGGCATGGCGCAGCGCCGCCAGCGTGTCCGCGGTCTCGCCCGATTGCGAGATGAACAGCGCGAGGCCGCCCTCCTCCATCACCGGCTCGCGATAGCGGAACTCGCTCGCCACATCGATGTCGACCGGCACGCGCGCGAACTGCTCGAACCAGTATTTGGCGACCATGCCGGCATAGAAGCTGGTGCCGCACGCCACGATAGTGACGCGCTTGACCGCCGAGAGATCGAAATCCTCGGCCGGCATTGCCAGCTCGCCGTCCAGCCGCCGGACATAGCTGCGCAGCGTCTGCGCCACCACGATCGGCTGCTCGTATATCTCCTTGAGCATGAAGTGGCGGTGATTGCCCTTGGAGATGGTGATGTCGCTGGCGCCGGAGATCACGATCGGGCGCTCGACCGGCTGATCGTCGCGGCCATAGACCTGGGTGCCGTCGCGGGTGAGGACGCACCAGTCGCCCTCCTCCAGATAGGCGATGCGCTGGGTCAGCGGGGCAAGTGCCAGCGCGTCGGAGCCGAGATAGGTCTCGACGCCGTCCGGCGTCTCCGGCCCGAAGCCGACGACCAGCGGCGAGCCCAGCCGCGCGCCGATCAGCAGATCGGGGTTGGAGCGGAACAGGATGGCAAGCGCAAAGGCGCCGTGCAGGCGCTTCAGCGTCACCCGCACCGCCTCGACCGGATCGAGCCCGTTCTCGACCTGCTCGGAGATCAGGTGGGCGACCACCTCGGTATCGGTCTGCGACAGGAACACCCGGCCGCGCGCCTGCAACTCCTCGCGCAGCGGCTTGAAATTCTCGATGATGCCGTTGTGGACGACCGCGACCTGATCGGTGGCGTGCGGATGGGCATTGTCCTCGGTCGGCGCGCCGTGCGTCGCCCAGCGGGTGTGGGCGATGCCGACGATGCCGGGCAGCGGATCGCCGTCCAGCACGCGGCCGAGATTGTCGAGCTTGCCCGCCGCGCGGCGGCGATCGATCACGGCGTCGTGGACGGTGGCGATGCCCGCCGAATCATAGCCGCGATATTCGAGCCTACGCAGCCCCTCCAAGAGACGCGGCGCGACGGGCTGCGTGCCGAGGATACCGATGATGCCGCACATGAAGATGCTCCTTTAGCTCGATCGTCCTCCTAACGCGGCGACGCGCCCTCTCCTAGTCGGTGCGGACGAATTTGCTCGATATCCGTGGTGGCGACGACCGGCTCGATTTTGCATCGGCCCGCCCTGCCGTATACGTAAGTCCTCAATAGCAACCCTTGCCCGTCAGCCGATTTTTTGACAATCGCGGAACGACAGGAAGGGACATGCATCCGGCTTCACCCTTCGCGGCATTCCGGATCGCGCGTAACAAAGGAGTGGTGATGAACTGGAATGACAAAGTGAACGCCCGTGGGCGGAAGCTGCCGTTCGTCGGCAAGTCGCTATTCCAGATCGGCAAGGAGCTGCGCCCCAAGATCGATCGCTTCATCATGCGTCGCTCGCTCATCCCCGATACGGCGCTGATCGACAAATCCGCCTTCGCCTGGATTCCCGCGCTCGAAAGCAACTGGCAGGCCATTCGCGACGAAGCCGTCCGGATCCGGACGGAGGATATTCCCTCGCTCGGCGACATCTCGTTCGATCATGGCCGGATCGCGGCAGACCGCCGTTGGAAATCCTTGTTCCTCAAGGGCTATGGCTATGAGATGACCAACAACTGCAAACGGGCGCCGATCACCACCGCGCTGCTCCGCAAGGTGCCCGGGCTAGTGACAGGCTGCTTCTCGGTGATGGAGGCCGGCGGCCATATCCCCCGTCATTGGGGGATGACCAAGGGCATGTTGACCTATCATCTCGCGCTCAAGGTGCCCGCCGATCGCGAGCAATGCCGGATCGCGATCGAGGATGGCGACACGACGCACGTCGTGCCATGGCAGGAGGGGCAGTCGTTCATCTTCGACGACATGCGGAACCACGAAGTGTGGAACGAGACGAGCGAGGATCGCTACATCCTGCTCATCCAGATCAAGCGACCCTGCAGCGGCCTCGCCAACATGCTCCAGAACCTGTTCCTGTTCTGCGTCGGCCGTTCGCGCTTCGTCCAGGACATCAGGCGCAACATCGACAAGCCGGTTCGGCCGGTCGCCACGCCGGCCTAAGCCGACGTCGCCACCGGCACGGGGCCGCGCCGATCAGCCCGCCGCCTTCTTCTCCGCAGAGCGCGCGCGAAAGCGGGCAGCCCAGCCGGGCTTCTCCTGCTGCTCGGGGCGGACCAGCGCCAGGGCGTCCGGCGCGACGTCGCGCGCGATCACCGATCCCGCCGCGACGATCGCCCCCTTGCCGATCGTCACCGGGGCGACGAGCGCGCTGTTCGATCCGACGAAGGCGCCCTCGCCCACGATCGTCCGATTCTTGAAGAAGCCGTCATAATTGCAGAAGATCGTGCCGGCACCGATATTGGCGCCTGCCCCGACCTCGCCGTCACCCAGATAGGCCAGGTGATTGGCCTTGGCGCCGGTGCCGACAGTGACGTTCTTCACCTCGACGAAATTGCCGATATGCGCCTTTTCGCCGATCTTGGCGCCGGGGCGCAGGCGCGCATAGGGGCCGACGAACGCGCCCTCGCCGACGCTCGCGCCCTCGAGATGGCTGAACGCGCGGATGATCGCGCCGTCGGCGACCGTCACCCCGGGGGCGAACACGACATTCTGTTCGATCGTCACGTCGCGGCCGATCACCGTGTCATGCGCGAACCATACCGTTTCGGGCGCGACCAGCGTGGCGCCGTCGGCCATCGCGGCGGCGCGGCGGCGCCCCTGCCACTCGGCCTCGACCCCGGCGAGTTCGGCGCGGCTGTTGACGCCCGCGACCTCCCACGCCTCGGTCTCGATGACCGCTGACTTGCGGCCATCAGCCTGCGCCAGATTGACGATATCGACGAGATAATATTCGCCCGCCGCATTATCGCTGCCGACGCGCGCCAGCAGCGGCCAGAGATCGGCGGCCCGCACCGCCATCAGCCCCGAATTGCACAGGGTCACGGCATATTCCTCGGGCGACGCGTCCTTGGCCTCGACCATCTTGGCGATGGTGCCGTCCGCGTCGGCGATCACGCGGCCATAGGCGCCGGCGACCGGCGGACGGAAGCCCAGCACGACGACGGCGGGCGCGTCTTCGGCATGGAGCCGTTCGAGCATCCGCGCCATCGTCGCGGTCGGCACCATCGGCACGTCGCCGTAGAGGATCAGGATGTCGCCGTCGAAGCCGGCCAGCGCCGCCTCCGCCTGCTGCACGGCATGGCCGGTGCCGAGCTGCGGCTCCTGCAACGCCACGCGGGCGCCGCGTGCGGCCACCGCCTTTTCGATCTGGTCACGACCATGGCCGGCCACCACCACTTCGGCGACCGGCCCCAGCGCCTCGACGCTCGCCAGCAGATGCGCCAGCATCGGCCGCCCGGCGATCGGATGCAGCACCTTGTGGGTGTCGGACTTCATGCGAGTCCCCTTGCCGGCGGCAAGAATCACGGCGGCGAACGGGCGGGGGGAGGATATCTCGGTCATGGCCATGCGAGATGCCACGACGCGCTTGCTTGTTCCAGCGCTAGTCGCCATCGCCTGCCCCTATGACCGCCGAAACCTTCGCCACCTCGCGCTTCCGCACCGTCGTCTTCGATCTCGACGGCACGCTGGCCGACACCGCCCCCGATCTTACCGCCGCGCTCAACCATGCGCTGACCGCGCTCGGCCGCCCGCCGATCCCGCCGGCGGATGTCCGCCACATGGTCGGGCATGGCGTGCGGGCGCTGCTGCAAAAGGGGCTGGCGGCAACCGGCGAGGTGACGGAAGCGTTGATCGATCAAGGCTTTCCGGTGTTCCTCGAATATTATGAGGCGCATGTCGCCGATCATTCCCACGCCTTCGAAGGCGTCGAGGCGACGCTCGACGCGCTGGTCGCGGACGGCGTGACGATCGCGATCTGCACCAACAAGCTGGAGGCGCTCACCCATCGCTTCCTGAAGGCGATCGGCTGGGAGAACCGCTTCGCCGTCGTCATCGGCGGCGACACGCTGCCGGTGCGCAAGCCCGATCCGGCGCCGCTGTTCGCCGCGATCGCACGTTCCGGCGGCGCGCTGCCGGCGGCGTTCATCGGCGACTCGATCACCGACACCGATACCGCGAAGGCGGCAGGCATCCCCTGCGTGGCGCTCAGCTTCGGCTTTCACGATCGCCCGCCCGAGCAACTTGGCGCCGACCGCCTGATCGACCATTGGAACCAGCTGATCCCGGCGCTGGCGAGTCTGTAGATCGTAGCCGGATCGGCCTCCCGTGCTCCTGTGAACGCAGGAACACGACAGAGACGCTTCACCCCTTCTTCGTCGCCTTGGTCCACAGGTGGCCGGCGAGCATCAACGGCGGCATGCGCAGCCAGTGCGAGCGGACGTAAAAGCCCAGCCGGGTGAAGCTGCGGCCCTGCCGCCCCCAGCCGTCGCGGACCAGCAGCCGGCGGCGATACAGCGGGTCGAGCGGATTGGCCCCACGCCAATCCGGCGAGATCGGCGTGCCATAGAGCGAGGCCGAGAGCCGCACCGCGCGCGCCACCTCGGTCGATAGCTGGTGGCGTCTGGCGCGCTCCCGCAGCGTGACCCAATAGGCCGGATCGTCCTGTTCGCGCAGCAGCCGGTCGATGTCCCACAGGTTGCGCAGCCCGCCGGCGAGGTCGCCGTCGGCGAACAGGTGCGCGGCGGCGTGGACCACGATGTCGGCCGGCGACAGCATCGCCAGCCCGCCATCCCCCAGCGGCACCGCATCGGCGAGCAGCGCGGCGGCATCCGGGGTCGGCCGCGCGGTCGGCGGCAGGATGGTGTGGTGGACGTCGATCATCCGATCGCGATCGCGGTGGATCAGCGGCGGCAGCTCGTGCATCCAGCGACGATAATAGGCGTCGTCATAGGCATCCTCCTTGATCGGCTCCCAGCCCGCAGCGCGCAACGCGCGCTCGGCCTCGTCGATCGCGGCGCGCGGCACGAGGATGTCGAGATCGCCGATCGAGCGTCCCTGCCCCGCATCCAGCCCCGCCGCCGCGAACGCCGTGCCCTTGAGCAGCACCAGCGGCAGCCCGAGCGGGGCCAGCGCGCGCCGGGCCATCTCCGCCTCCCACAGCGCGGCGCGGCGCTCCTCCACCGCCCCCTCGCGCGCATCGGCGAGGATGCGCGCGACGGCGGGCGGCACCGCGCGCATGTCGAGCCGGTAGGCCAGCGTGCCGATCAGCCGCTCCGCCCGTGCCGCGGTGAGCAGCATCGTCCAGTCGTCCGCCGAGAGCCCGGCGACGGTCGCCGGATCGCGCAGGGCGGACACGAGGAGGCGGGCGGCCTTCATCGTCACACCAGCCACGCCGCCGCCGAAGCTTTTCCCCCGTTCGTCCTGAGCGACGTCGAAGGACGTGCCACAGGCGCCGCGCCCACCGCACGCACTTCGACTTCGCTCAGTGCGAACGGATGAAAGGCGGACCGTAACGTCTTCACAATCCGCCCCACAGCGTCTCGACCAATCGCAGCCCGGCCTCGCCGTCCGGATAATCCACCGCCAGCGACGGCACGCCCTGCACCAGCCGGGTCAGCGCGGCGAAGCCCGCCTCGCCGAGCGCGACATAGTTGGTCGAAGCCTGGGTGAGCAGCATGAAGGTCTCGCTCGCCGCCAGCCGCTCGACCTGTTCGGGCCGGCCGAAGCGCGGGAACAGCAGCAGCGCGGGCGGAGCGGCCTCGGCCATGCGCGCGATCGCATCGACGGGCGGACGCCAATAGCCGATCGTCCCCTTGGGCGTGCCTGCAAGCACCGGGCCGACCATGCCGCCCGCCATCTGCACCGCCGCCACCGCCTCGTTCTTGAGGCTCGATGCACGGGGAAAGGGATGGATGCGGCCATCCTCCAGCGCCACGAAGGCGAACTCGTCGCCCAGGAAGCGCCAGCCGCGCATCGCCAGCAAGGTCGCCAGCGTCGACTTGCCCGATCCGCTCGCGCCCGACATCAGCAGCACGCGCCCGTCGCGCTCGACCGCCGAGCAATGCAGCAGCAGGTGCCGCCGCCAGCCGAGCGCGACCTGGAGGTTCATCCCCATCTCAGCGGCGAGCAGCCCTTGGGCGAGCGGCAGCGGCGCCGCATCGGGCAGCCAGAAATCGCCCGAGATCGCCACCGAGGGGCGCACGAACCGCCGCCAAGGCCGCTCGGCATAGAGGCGAACGGTCATGTCCGGCACGCCGCCATCCGGCGCGGGATAGCCCGCATAGAGCTGCCGCACCGCCGCGATCGGGCCGCCCCAGTCGGAACCGATACGGAAGCCGACCGGCCCCACTCTCAGCGCGATCTCATGCCTCATGTCCGCCAGGCGAGTCCGGCCAGCACCAGCTCGTCCATCCGTGCCGTGATCGCGTCGATCGCGGAATCGACCAGGTCGAACCGTTCGGACAGCCGCGCCAGCAGCCCGGCCGCGTCGCATGGGCCGCTGGCCAGCGCATCGAGCAACTCCGGCGCAGGCGATGCCAGCAGGTGCGTCGTGCCCGATGGCCGATGGAAGATCGCCACCATCTCGTCCAGCGCCACCAGCGATCGCGCCGCCGGCGGATCGGCCGCGTAGATCATGCCGGGCGGATCATGCTGGACGCCCCCATCGCGTCGCCGGCTCAGCGCCCCGGCATCTGCAACGAGGCGTAGCAGGTGAAGCCGCTGGTGCCATGCTGAAGCCGGCGGATATAATTGACATAGGCCTCGCGCGCGTTGGGATCGAAGCCCGGCGGGCTCTGGCCGTTGATCATCTTCTTCGCCTCGTCCCCGGTCACCGGGCGCGACGGCGGGCGGAACGCGCCGTCCGTTCCGGCCGCGACGAGCTTGCCGTCACGCGCGATATATTTGCCCGAGTCGGCGGGATCGGGGATCGGGATCTTGCAATTCAGCACCGAGGCGGCGGTGGAGGCCAGCGCCGGCCGGATCGTCACCACCGACGAAGCCGCGACCGCGCCGAGCATGAGCACGCCGCGCCGCCCGGTCGCCGCCAGGCGATCATTACCGGCATTACCGATGTTTCCGGCAGCGCCGCCGCTCCCTTTCGGCATGGCGGAACCCGATTTCTCAGGATTGTCACAATCGTCCGCCATCAAGCCCCCGGATGCGCTATTCGCCCTACCATAACCGTAAAAGAAGTGCGTCACAAAGAGCCGGTTCACATCGGCTGGCATAAAACGGGATCGAGTAAGGATGGAGCGTATCGGTATCGCGGGCGTCGTGGGTGTGCTGGCACTGGCCTGCGGCCTGGTCCTGGCCTTCGCCGCCACGGGCGAACCGACGGTGCTGACCGCGGGCATCCTGCTCGGCATCGGGATCATGCTGCTGCTGTGGGTCGCCCAGCGCTGGAGCCGCCCGCAGGAAGCGACGTCGGAACCGGCGCCGCCACCGGCCGCCCCCGAACCGAAGGTGGACGATCTGCTCGGCGCGGTGGACGATCCGCTGCTGCTGGTCGAGGGGCGTCGCGTCGTCCGCGCCAATGCCGCCGCCGTCTCCGTGCTCGGCGAGCATGTGCTGGGCGAGGATGTCCGCCTCGCCATCCGCCACCCGGCCGCCTCCGAACTGCTCACCGGCGATGGCAATGTCGGCGGCAATGTCGAACTGATCGGGCTCGGCGCCGCCGATCGCCACTGGATCCTCTCGACCCAGCCGCTCGGCGGCGGCACCCGGCTGGTCCGCCTGTCCGACCGTACCGCGACACGGGCGAGCGAACGTATCCGGGTCGATTTCGTCGCCAACGCCTCGCACGAACTGCGCACGCCCTTGGCCAGCCTGATCGGCTTCATCGAGACGCTGGAGGATGCCAACGGCCCCAATGAGGCATCGGTGCGCCAGCGCTTCCTCGGCATCATGGCCGGCGAGGCGCGGCGGATGCAGCGGCTGGTCGACGATCTCATCTCGCTGTCGCGGATCGAGGCGGACAAGCATCGCCTGCCTGCCGCCGCGATCGCCCTCGGCGCGCTCGCCCGCGAGACGGCGGACACGCTGCGCGGCGATCTCGCCGGCAAGCCGCGGGTCGAGCTGATGATCGAGGACGGGCTGCCGCCGGTGGTCGGCGATCGCGCCCAGCTGTCGCAGCTGCTCCACAATCTCGTCGGCAATGCGCTCAAATATGGCGATCCCAACAAGGCCGTGCGGGTGAAGATCGCGCGCAGCGGCGCGGCAATGCTCCGCCTCGCGGTGACGGACGAGGGCGAGGGCATCGCCCCCCAGCACCTGCCACGCCTCACCGAGCGCTTCTACCGCGTCGATGCCGGGCGCAGCCGCCAGGCGGGCGGCACCGGCCTCGGCCTCGCCATCGTCAAGCATATCGTCGAGCGTCATCGCGGCCGGCTCGACATCGCCAGCACGCAGGGCGTCGGCACCACGGTGACGGTGTTCCTGCCGGTGACGGCGGATCAGGTGGCAGCCGCGGCCGAATAACCATCTCTCTTTCGGGGCGGCACGGCGCGGACTACAAAGCGCCGATGAGGCGCATGCTCCTGCTGGCCATCCTTGTCTTCGGCGGCAGCGTCCTCGGCGGCTGCGCGAAGGCACCCGTCGCCCCCGCACCCCGCCAGATCCGCATCGTCGGATCGATCGCCGGCTTTCCCTTCACCACGCTCGCCGCCGAACGGCTGATGCGCGACGATGCCGATGCCATCGCGCCGCTGGTCCGCGCCGGCGGTGCCGGGGACGGCATAGCCCGCTTCTGCGGCGGCAGCGGCGAGCCCTATCCCGATCTCGTCCTCGCCAGCCGCGACATGAACCCGGCGGAAATCGGCCGCTGCGCCCACAACGGCGTGGGCGACGTCGTCCGCATCCCGATCGGCGAGGCGGCCTCGCCGCCCGCCGCCACCGGCTCATCCAGCGCGACGGCCGGACCCCAACCCCATTCCGGAGTCACGCCGCTGGTGCTGATGATCAAGGCCGACGACGTCACCGGCACCCCGGCGCTGGCACGCCTGCTCGGCGGCTTCGCCGATGCACTGGCACCGGCCGGCGCGTTCGAGCAGCGCGGCCTCATCCCGCTCCCCGATTATGGCCGGGCGGCGGCGATCGCCCGGCTCAGAAGCCTTGCAAACCGTTGAACTCCTGCATTACGCGGTATTGTAACAATAGACGTGCAGAGGCGGCGCAAGAGCATCCGCCCGTCTTTTAGCCGCACTTCCTGCGGACTATTGCGGCGCGCGACTGGGGACATGAGCATGGTGATGACCGGCCACACCGTTAAGGCGTTCGACAGCGATCTCGGGCAGATCCGGGGTCTCGTCTCTGAAATGGGCGGCCGCGCCGAAGCAGCGATCACGGCCAGCATCCAGGCGCTCGCCCGCATCGATCTCGAATCCGCCGCGATCGTGGTGGAAGAGGATCGCAAGATCGACGAGCTGGAGGCCGAGGTCGAGCGCCAGGTGATCCGCCTGATCGCGCTGCGTGCGCCGATGGCGGACGATCTGCGCGATGCCGTCGCCGCGCTCAAGATCTCCGGCGTGATCGAGCGCATCGGCGATTATGCCAAGAACATCGCCAAGCGCGTGCCCCTGCTCTCCGAAATGCGCTCGTCCGAGCCGATGGCGATCCTGCCGGCGATGGCGCGTTCGGTGTCCGACATGGTGCGCGGCGCGCTCGACGCCTATGCCGCGCGCGACGCCACCGCCGCCGTGATGGTGCAGGAGGCCGATCGCCACGTCGACGATTTCTACAACAGCCTGTTCCGCACCCTCCTCACCTACATGATGGAGAATCCGGCGAGCATCAGCGAATCGGCGCATCTGCTGTTCATCGCCAAGAATCTGGAGCGGATCGGCGATCACGCCACCAACATCGCCGAGATGGTGTTCTTCGCCGCCACCGGCGAGCAACTGATCGATCGCCCGCGTGGCGGCGATCCGTTCGCCATCCCGACCGAGGCCGAATAAGCCGTGCCGGGCCGGGTTCTGCTCGTCGAGGATGATGCCGCTCTCGCCGAGCTCGTCTCCTGGCATCTGGAGCGCGAGGGCTTCGACGTCGAGCGCACGCCGGACGGCGAGGAGGCGCTGCTGCTCGCCTCCGAGCACACCCCCGATCTCGTCCTGCTCGACTGGATGATCGAGGGCCTATCCGGCATCGAGGTCTGCCGCCGCCTGCGCCGCCGGCC
This genomic window from Sphingomonas abietis contains:
- a CDS encoding organic hydroperoxide resistance protein; the protein is MAMSILYRAEATSTGGRTGTSKTSDGRLSVTLDTVKELGGAGGDGTNPEQLFAAGYSACFLGALKYVAGQKKVKIDEATTVTASVGIGPREDGKGFGLDIALTVSIPGVDRDTATALVAEADIVCPYSHLAHNGAKVALSVA
- the glmS gene encoding glutamine--fructose-6-phosphate transaminase (isomerizing) yields the protein MCGIIGILGTQPVAPRLLEGLRRLEYRGYDSAGIATVHDAVIDRRRAAGKLDNLGRVLDGDPLPGIVGIAHTRWATHGAPTEDNAHPHATDQVAVVHNGIIENFKPLREELQARGRVFLSQTDTEVVAHLISEQVENGLDPVEAVRVTLKRLHGAFALAILFRSNPDLLIGARLGSPLVVGFGPETPDGVETYLGSDALALAPLTQRIAYLEEGDWCVLTRDGTQVYGRDDQPVERPIVISGASDITISKGNHRHFMLKEIYEQPIVVAQTLRSYVRRLDGELAMPAEDFDLSAVKRVTIVACGTSFYAGMVAKYWFEQFARVPVDIDVASEFRYREPVMEEGGLALFISQSGETADTLAALRHARAAGQKIAVVVNVPTSTMAREADLLLPTHAGPEIGVASTKAFSCQLAVLAAFAANLARAKGRLSREAERELVRHLAEAPAALNGALAYDEAIEAVAHIIAKARDVLYLGRGPDYPLALEGALKLKEISYIHAEGYAAGEMKHGPIALIDEHVPVIVLAPSGPLFEKTVSNMQEVQARGGQVVLISDYDGVQQAGEGCIATITMPKVHPLIAPLVYAIPVQLLAYHVAVAKGTDVDQPRNLAKSVTVE
- a CDS encoding aspartyl/asparaginyl beta-hydroxylase domain-containing protein, giving the protein MNWNDKVNARGRKLPFVGKSLFQIGKELRPKIDRFIMRRSLIPDTALIDKSAFAWIPALESNWQAIRDEAVRIRTEDIPSLGDISFDHGRIAADRRWKSLFLKGYGYEMTNNCKRAPITTALLRKVPGLVTGCFSVMEAGGHIPRHWGMTKGMLTYHLALKVPADREQCRIAIEDGDTTHVVPWQEGQSFIFDDMRNHEVWNETSEDRYILLIQIKRPCSGLANMLQNLFLFCVGRSRFVQDIRRNIDKPVRPVATPA
- the glmU gene encoding bifunctional UDP-N-acetylglucosamine diphosphorylase/glucosamine-1-phosphate N-acetyltransferase GlmU: MAMTEISSPRPFAAVILAAGKGTRMKSDTHKVLHPIAGRPMLAHLLASVEALGPVAEVVVAGHGRDQIEKAVAARGARVALQEPQLGTGHAVQQAEAALAGFDGDILILYGDVPMVPTATMARMLERLHAEDAPAVVVLGFRPPVAGAYGRVIADADGTIAKMVEAKDASPEEYAVTLCNSGLMAVRAADLWPLLARVGSDNAAGEYYLVDIVNLAQADGRKSAVIETEAWEVAGVNSRAELAGVEAEWQGRRRAAAMADGATLVAPETVWFAHDTVIGRDVTIEQNVVFAPGVTVADGAIIRAFSHLEGASVGEGAFVGPYARLRPGAKIGEKAHIGNFVEVKNVTVGTGAKANHLAYLGDGEVGAGANIGAGTIFCNYDGFFKNRTIVGEGAFVGSNSALVAPVTIGKGAIVAAGSVIARDVAPDALALVRPEQQEKPGWAARFRARSAEKKAAG
- the gph gene encoding phosphoglycolate phosphatase (PGP is an essential enzyme in the glycolate salvage pathway in higher organisms (photorespiration in plants). Phosphoglycolate results from the oxidase activity of RubisCO in the Calvin cycle when concentrations of carbon dioxide are low relative to oxygen. This enzyme is a member of the Haloacid Dehalogenase (HAD) superfamily of aspartate-nucleophile hydrolase enzymes (PF00702).) — protein: MTAETFATSRFRTVVFDLDGTLADTAPDLTAALNHALTALGRPPIPPADVRHMVGHGVRALLQKGLAATGEVTEALIDQGFPVFLEYYEAHVADHSHAFEGVEATLDALVADGVTIAICTNKLEALTHRFLKAIGWENRFAVVIGGDTLPVRKPDPAPLFAAIARSGGALPAAFIGDSITDTDTAKAAGIPCVALSFGFHDRPPEQLGADRLIDHWNQLIPALASL
- a CDS encoding nucleotidyltransferase domain-containing protein, which translates into the protein MKAARLLVSALRDPATVAGLSADDWTMLLTAARAERLIGTLAYRLDMRAVPPAVARILADAREGAVEERRAALWEAEMARRALAPLGLPLVLLKGTAFAAAGLDAGQGRSIGDLDILVPRAAIDEAERALRAAGWEPIKEDAYDDAYYRRWMHELPPLIHRDRDRMIDVHHTILPPTARPTPDAAALLADAVPLGDGGLAMLSPADIVVHAAAHLFADGDLAGGLRNLWDIDRLLREQDDPAYWVTLRERARRHQLSTEVARAVRLSASLYGTPISPDWRGANPLDPLYRRRLLVRDGWGRQGRSFTRLGFYVRSHWLRMPPLMLAGHLWTKATKKG
- a CDS encoding HprK-related kinase A: MRHEIALRVGPVGFRIGSDWGGPIAAVRQLYAGYPAPDGGVPDMTVRLYAERPWRRFVRPSVAISGDFWLPDAAPLPLAQGLLAAEMGMNLQVALGWRRHLLLHCSAVERDGRVLLMSGASGSGKSTLATLLAMRGWRFLGDEFAFVALEDGRIHPFPRASSLKNEAVAAVQMAGGMVGPVLAGTPKGTIGYWRPPVDAIARMAEAAPPALLLFPRFGRPEQVERLAASETFMLLTQASTNYVALGEAGFAALTRLVQGVPSLAVDYPDGEAGLRLVETLWGGL
- a CDS encoding HPr-rel-A system PqqD family peptide chaperone, whose amino-acid sequence is MIYAADPPAARSLVALDEMVAIFHRPSGTTHLLASPAPELLDALASGPCDAAGLLARLSERFDLVDSAIDAITARMDELVLAGLAWRT
- a CDS encoding ATP-binding protein; its protein translation is MERIGIAGVVGVLALACGLVLAFAATGEPTVLTAGILLGIGIMLLLWVAQRWSRPQEATSEPAPPPAAPEPKVDDLLGAVDDPLLLVEGRRVVRANAAAVSVLGEHVLGEDVRLAIRHPAASELLTGDGNVGGNVELIGLGAADRHWILSTQPLGGGTRLVRLSDRTATRASERIRVDFVANASHELRTPLASLIGFIETLEDANGPNEASVRQRFLGIMAGEARRMQRLVDDLISLSRIEADKHRLPAAAIALGALARETADTLRGDLAGKPRVELMIEDGLPPVVGDRAQLSQLLHNLVGNALKYGDPNKAVRVKIARSGAAMLRLAVTDEGEGIAPQHLPRLTERFYRVDAGRSRQAGGTGLGLAIVKHIVERHRGRLDIASTQGVGTTVTVFLPVTADQVAAAAE
- a CDS encoding substrate-binding domain-containing protein, with amino-acid sequence MLLLAILVFGGSVLGGCAKAPVAPAPRQIRIVGSIAGFPFTTLAAERLMRDDADAIAPLVRAGGAGDGIARFCGGSGEPYPDLVLASRDMNPAEIGRCAHNGVGDVVRIPIGEAASPPAATGSSSATAGPQPHSGVTPLVLMIKADDVTGTPALARLLGGFADALAPAGAFEQRGLIPLPDYGRAAAIARLRSLANR
- the phoU gene encoding phosphate signaling complex protein PhoU; its protein translation is MTGHTVKAFDSDLGQIRGLVSEMGGRAEAAITASIQALARIDLESAAIVVEEDRKIDELEAEVERQVIRLIALRAPMADDLRDAVAALKISGVIERIGDYAKNIAKRVPLLSEMRSSEPMAILPAMARSVSDMVRGALDAYAARDATAAVMVQEADRHVDDFYNSLFRTLLTYMMENPASISESAHLLFIAKNLERIGDHATNIAEMVFFAATGEQLIDRPRGGDPFAIPTEAE